A genomic region of Flavobacteriales bacterium contains the following coding sequences:
- a CDS encoding calcium/sodium antiporter yields the protein MDYLMLIAGLALLVASGEFLVKGAVFLAKKMKVSSLVIGMTVVSFGTSAPELLVSIQAAFSGHADICISNIIGSNIANLALVLGLTAIVFPIKVDKNSVRSDWPMMMAATLLFYYFFFDGVLSHVEGCIFVALLVTMITWLIVKSRKEQREKGESIEKVADEKGGSLAKNVGYLLAACIGLYYGAEWLVEGAVNIARNLEVSERIIGLTIVSFGTSLPELVTSLIAAFKRETDISIGNLIGSNIFNILAILGITSILQEIVISLDKFIFDIFWMLGISILVFPLILHKMNLGRAKGAILFLVYCAYLYSVVS from the coding sequence ATGGATTATTTAATGTTAATTGCTGGACTTGCATTACTCGTAGCAAGCGGTGAATTTCTAGTAAAAGGGGCTGTTTTCTTAGCTAAGAAAATGAAGGTTTCTTCTTTGGTAATTGGGATGACTGTTGTGTCGTTCGGAACCTCAGCGCCGGAATTGTTGGTTAGTATACAAGCGGCTTTCTCAGGTCATGCTGATATATGTATCAGTAATATCATAGGTTCTAATATTGCAAACCTTGCGTTGGTGTTAGGGTTAACTGCGATTGTGTTTCCAATTAAAGTAGATAAGAATTCTGTTCGATCAGACTGGCCAATGATGATGGCTGCAACTCTATTGTTTTATTACTTCTTTTTTGATGGAGTCTTGTCTCACGTGGAGGGTTGTATCTTCGTTGCTTTACTTGTAACTATGATTACTTGGTTGATTGTTAAATCGAGAAAGGAGCAAAGGGAAAAGGGTGAAAGTATTGAAAAGGTAGCGGATGAAAAGGGGGGGAGTCTTGCTAAGAATGTTGGGTATTTACTCGCTGCATGTATTGGGTTGTACTATGGTGCCGAGTGGTTAGTGGAAGGTGCAGTGAATATTGCGAGAAACTTAGAAGTAAGCGAAAGAATTATAGGATTGACCATTGTTTCTTTTGGAACAAGCTTGCCAGAATTAGTTACCTCGTTAATTGCAGCCTTTAAAAGAGAGACGGATATTTCTATAGGTAACCTTATAGGGTCTAATATTTTCAACATCTTGGCTATTCTTGGGATTACATCTATTCTTCAGGAAATCGTAATCTCTTTAGATAAATTCATATTCGATATTTTCTGGATGCTTGGTATATCGATTTTGGTATTCCCTTTAATCTTACATAAAATGAATCTGGGTAGGGCGAAAGGCGCTATCCTATTCTTGGTTTACTGTGCATATCTGTATTCAGTAGTTTCTTGA
- a CDS encoding twin-arginine translocase TatA/TatE family subunit, which produces MQYLFFSFGGGEIFVILIIILMLFGSKKIPELARGIGKGIREVKDATNDIQREITKGVEDKDNNKS; this is translated from the coding sequence ATGCAATACTTGTTCTTTAGCTTCGGAGGAGGCGAAATATTTGTAATCTTAATTATCATTCTGATGCTTTTTGGATCCAAGAAGATTCCTGAATTGGCAAGAGGGATTGGTAAAGGCATTCGCGAGGTTAAAGATGCAACCAATGATATTCAACGAGAAATAACAAAAGGAGTTGAGGATAAGGACAATAATAAAAGCTGA